A stretch of the Acyrthosiphon pisum isolate AL4f chromosome A2, pea_aphid_22Mar2018_4r6ur, whole genome shotgun sequence genome encodes the following:
- the LOC107883647 gene encoding msx2-interacting protein-like codes for MENYGLNEIDKFGFITNLSRTLYIGNLKENIDDDTLFRYFGEFGQIISINIKRVEYVGGRPKIYAFIKYFDSNNVIIAILKMNGVNIEGCRIRLGFGKTYPSKCVWITGINELEDNNNLLQIFVTEFGPIENYSIDRINKRALIYFKEFVDSEAAINKMKNRLINGLYLRSDYASIECQKKFAEFFHRPNDNIYLSTPLNNVHIQNTSISNVNRQRPAVSHVETDSTSIASKEITSEIILIYSIWVNGIADSVTNEYLESHFSQFGPIQKCLIDRSNKCALLCFQEVINIHINCIFIDLHTTHCILVYYYSHH; via the exons ATGGAGAATTATGg attaaatgAAATTGACAAATTCGGTTTTATCACCAATTTATCAAGAACTCTTTACATTGGTAACTTAAAGGAAAATATTGATGATGAtacattatttagatattttggaGAATTTGGacaaattatt agcattaatattaaaagagtAGAATATGTTGGTGGTAGACCAAAAATATATGCATTCATTAAATACTTTGATAGCAACAATGTAATTATTGCCATACTTAAAATGAATGGTGTAAATATAGAAGGTTGTCGTATACGTTTGGGTTTTGGAAAAACATATCCATCAAAATGTGTTTGGATCACCGGTATTAATGAAttagaagataataataatcttcTGCAGATTTTTGTAACTGAATTTGGCCCCATTGAAAATTATTCGATTGATCGTATAAATAAACgcgcattaatatattttaaagag TTTGTAGACTCAGAAGCAGCTATTAATAAAATGAAGAATCGTCTTATAAATGGTTTATATTTGCGTAGTGATTATGCATCTATTGAGTGTCAAAAAAAATTTGCTGAATTCTTCCATAGGCCAAatgataacatatatttatcaaCACCCCTGAATAATGTTCACATTCAAAATACATCAATTTCTAACGTTAATAGACAAAG gCCAGCAGTAAGTCATGTTGAGACGGATAGTACAAGTATTGCTTCCAAGGAAATTACATCAGAAATTATTCTGATCTATAGTATTTGGGTTAATGGTATTGCAGATTCAGTCACTAATGAATATTTAGAATCTCATTTTAGTCAATTTGGAcctattcaaaaatgtttaattgaccGATCCAACAAATGTGCTTTGTTGTGTTTCCAAGaggtaattaatattcatattaattgtatttttattgatttacataCTACACAttgcatattagtatattactacaGTCATCACTAA